One region of Corvus moneduloides isolate bCorMon1 chromosome 1, bCorMon1.pri, whole genome shotgun sequence genomic DNA includes:
- the SNAI2 gene encoding zinc finger protein SNAI2, which yields MPRSFLVKKHFNSSKKPNYSELDTHTVIISPYLYESYPVPIIPQPEILSSVAYNPITVWTTTGLLPSPLPNDLSPLSGYPSSLGRVSPPPPSDTSSKDHSGSESPISDEEERIQSKLSDPHAIEAEKFQCSLCNKTYSTFSGLAKHKQLHCDAQSRKSFSCKYCDKEYVSLGALKMHIRTHTLPCVCKICGKAFSRPWLLQGHIRTHTGEKPFSCPHCNRAFADRSNLRAHLQTHSDVKKYQCKNCSKTFSRMSLLHKHEESGCCVAH from the exons ATGCCACGCTCCTTCCTGGTCAAGAAGCATTTCAATTCATCCAAGAAGCCGAATTATAGCGAGCTGGACACTCATACAG TGATTATATCCCCATACCTGTACGAAAGCTATCCAGTCCCTATCATACCACAGCCAGAGATCCTGAGCTCAGTAGCTTACAATCCCATTACTGTGTGGACTACAACTGGGCTGCTACCGTCTCCATTACCCAATGACCTCTCTCCACTTTCTGGATACCCCTCATCTTTGGGAAGAGTCAGCCCACCTCCACCTTCTGACACCTCCTCCAAAGATCACAGCGGTTCAGAAAGCCCCATTAGCGATGAAGAAGAGAGAATCCAGTCAAAGCTTTCAGACCCTCATGCAATCGAAGCTGAAAAGTTCCAGTGCAGTTTATGCAACAAGACCTATTCAACTTTCTCCGGGTTGGCCAAACATAAGCAGCTGCACTGTGATGCCCAGTCTAGGAAATCGTTCAGCTGCAAGTACTGTGACAAGGAGTATGTCAGCCTGGGAGCGCTTAAGATGCACATCAGGACCCACACACTACCTTGTGTCTGCAAGATCTGCGGCAAGGCTTTCTCCAGACCCTGGCTACTTCAAGGACACATTAGAACTCACACTG GAGAAAAGCCGTTTTCCTGTCCTCACTGCAACAGGGCTTTTGCAGACAGATCCAATCTAAGGGCTCATCTGCAGACCCACTCGGATGTGAAGAAATACCAGTGCAAAAATTGCTCCAAAACTTTCTCCAGAATGTCTCTTCTGCACAAACATGAGGAATCTGGATGCTGTGTAGCACACTGA